One window of the Macadamia integrifolia cultivar HAES 741 unplaced genomic scaffold, SCU_Mint_v3 scaffold516, whole genome shotgun sequence genome contains the following:
- the LOC122068994 gene encoding 60S ribosomal protein L30 yields MVAAKKTKKTHESINNRLALVMKSGKYTLGYKTVLKSLRSSKGKLIIIANNCPPLRKSEIEYYAMLSKVGVHHFNGNNVDLGTACGKYFRVCCLSIIDPGDSDIIKSIPGDQ; encoded by the exons ATGGTGGCAGCCAAGAAGACT AAGAAGACTCATGAGAGCATCAACAACCGGCTTGCCCTTGTTATGAAGAGCGGGAAGTATACCCTTGGATATAAGACCGTTCTCAAATCTCTAAGAAGCTCCAAAG GGAAGCTAATCATCATTGCGAACAACTGCCCTCCTCTCAGAAAATCAGAGATAGAGTATTACGCTATGTTGTCGAAAGTTGGAGTTCATCACTTCAATGGAA ACAATGTGGATCTGGGTACTGCTTGTGGAAAATACTTTCGGGTCTGCTGCCTCAGTATTATTGACCCAG GTGATTCCGATATTATCAAGAGCATACCAGGTGACCAGTGA